In Pedobacter sp. W3I1, one DNA window encodes the following:
- a CDS encoding GIY-YIG nuclease family protein has product MTRVHNYFVYILECTDKSYYVGVTNDLETRLSQHNSGENILAYTFSRRPVVLKYYQRFDLIEDAINFEKQIKGWSRKKKEALFNEDWNEIVRLSNYKK; this is encoded by the coding sequence ATGACGAGAGTACATAATTATTTTGTCTATATTTTGGAATGCACTGATAAGAGTTATTATGTTGGAGTAACAAATGATTTAGAAACTAGACTTTCGCAGCATAATAGTGGAGAAAATATTTTGGCCTATACCTTTTCAAGAAGGCCTGTGGTATTAAAATATTATCAAAGATTTGACCTAATAGAAGATGCAATAAATTTTGAAAAGCAGATTAAGGGATGGAGTAGAAAGAAAAAAGAAGCTTTATTCAATGAAGATTGGAATGAAATTGTAAGATTATCAAACTATAAAAAATAA
- a CDS encoding CDP-alcohol phosphatidyltransferase family protein, with protein sequence MRSPIMKHVPIALIYSRLLIGFGIILLSISHVNHYSFIAITLLSIGLLTDIFDGIIARKLNISSEKLRRLDSGVDQVFFISVAVATYIQCPDFFKANLIKLIVLGTFEVSTYILSYIKFKKEIATHSIGAKIWTLVLFSTLVEIIVHCESVVLFELCLWIGLATRVEILAIVFTLKKWTNDVPTIYHAVKLRQGKEINRNKLFNG encoded by the coding sequence ATGCGCTCTCCAATCATGAAACATGTCCCCATTGCTTTAATTTACTCCAGATTACTGATTGGTTTCGGAATAATTTTATTAAGCATTTCCCATGTCAATCACTATTCCTTTATAGCGATAACCTTGTTATCCATTGGTTTATTAACCGATATTTTTGATGGAATAATCGCCAGAAAACTCAATATCTCTTCTGAAAAATTACGCCGTTTAGATTCCGGCGTTGACCAGGTCTTTTTTATTTCGGTCGCTGTTGCCACTTATATTCAATGTCCTGATTTTTTCAAAGCTAACCTGATAAAATTAATTGTTCTTGGCACTTTTGAAGTTTCAACCTATATATTAAGTTATATAAAATTTAAGAAGGAGATTGCTACGCATTCTATTGGTGCTAAAATTTGGACCTTAGTTTTGTTCTCAACCTTAGTCGAAATTATAGTGCATTGCGAATCGGTTGTGTTATTTGAACTTTGCCTTTGGATTGGTCTGGCAACACGAGTGGAGATCCTTGCCATTGTGTTCACCCTGAAAAAATGGACCAATGATGTACCTACCATCTATCATGCAGTAAAGCTAAGGCAGGGAAAAGAAATTAATCGTAACAAACTGTTTAATGGATAA
- a CDS encoding septum formation initiator family protein gives MKRLIDLFRNKYFLATVAFALWMLFFDKNDMMSQYEYRSQANKLQEEKEYFEKETAQVKKDLNELNTNLNTAEKFAREKYFMKKDNEDVFVIIQEEKKD, from the coding sequence ATGAAACGTTTAATAGATCTTTTCCGCAATAAATATTTCCTTGCTACTGTCGCTTTTGCGCTGTGGATGCTATTTTTCGACAAAAACGATATGATGTCGCAATATGAATATCGCAGTCAGGCGAATAAACTGCAGGAAGAAAAGGAATATTTCGAGAAAGAAACCGCCCAGGTTAAAAAAGATTTAAACGAACTGAATACCAATCTGAATACGGCTGAAAAATTTGCCCGCGAAAAATACTTCATGAAAAAAGACAATGAAGATGTTTTCGTGATTATTCAGGAAGAGAAAAAGGATTAG
- the fabG gene encoding 3-oxoacyl-[acyl-carrier-protein] reductase: MKLLEGKTALITGASKGIGRKIAEKFAEQGANVAFTYLSSVEKGEALEQELQSFGTKVKGYRSDASKFAEAEQLINDIVAEFGTIDIVVNNAGITKDGLLMRMSEENWDDVININLKSIFNVTKAASKVMMKARKGVFINMGSIVGTTGNAGQANYAASKAGIIGFTKSIAKELGSRNIRANVVAPGFIRTEMTDILDPKVVEGWEKDIPLKRAGETEDIANVCVFLASDMSAYVTGQTLSVCGGML; this comes from the coding sequence ATGAAATTATTAGAAGGAAAAACAGCATTAATTACAGGCGCGTCTAAAGGAATCGGCCGTAAAATAGCTGAAAAATTTGCCGAGCAGGGCGCTAATGTAGCTTTTACCTATTTATCATCAGTAGAAAAAGGCGAAGCTCTAGAGCAGGAATTACAAAGCTTCGGAACAAAAGTTAAAGGTTATCGTTCTGATGCTTCTAAATTTGCTGAAGCTGAACAATTAATCAATGATATTGTAGCTGAGTTTGGTACTATTGATATTGTAGTAAATAACGCGGGCATCACTAAAGATGGTTTATTGATGCGTATGAGTGAAGAAAACTGGGATGATGTAATCAACATTAACTTAAAATCGATCTTCAATGTAACCAAAGCGGCTTCTAAAGTAATGATGAAAGCCCGTAAAGGTGTTTTTATTAATATGGGGTCTATTGTGGGTACTACAGGTAATGCGGGGCAAGCAAATTATGCTGCATCTAAAGCGGGGATCATCGGTTTTACTAAATCAATCGCTAAAGAACTGGGTTCGAGGAATATCCGTGCCAACGTAGTTGCGCCAGGCTTTATCCGTACCGAAATGACAGATATTCTTGATCCGAAAGTTGTTGAAGGCTGGGAAAAAGATATTCCATTAAAACGTGCCGGAGAAACTGAAGATATTGCCAATGTTTGCGTTTTCTTAGCCTCAGATATGAGTGCTTATGTAACTGGTCAAACTTTATCTGTTTGCGGCGGAATGCTGTAA
- the dacB gene encoding D-alanyl-D-alanine carboxypeptidase/D-alanyl-D-alanine-endopeptidase has product MRLKIYSLLLLVFAANITIAQNRIQNLEKAFNNLLNDEQAKHAIASLCVLDANTGKILFAKNEQIGLATASTLKTITAATAFSILGKDFQFQTTLAYTGTITTEGTLKGNLIIIGSGDPTLGSWRYQNKENAVLTQWVAAIKSAGIKKIEGMVIGDDRVFGTQTTPEGWVWQDIGNYYGAGTSGLTWRENQFDIHLKPGSSTSDEVKIVKTVPATPYLQLVNELKTGNAGSGDRAYAFLPPYSNTAYIRGSWGMGIAKSGISVATPDPAFDCAYRLQDTLKRLGIPASQQATTARLMVLNSQVIPSVTQKISTISSPNLSEITYWFLKKSINLYGETLLKTIAIKSGKAATTSKGAETEINFWADKGIDKTALNIIDGSGLSPGDRITTSAMASVLFQIQKENWFPDFYQALPEYNGMKIKSGTINDVSAFAGYHTDTAGNKYVVVININNYNGSGINKKLFKVLDELK; this is encoded by the coding sequence ATGCGATTAAAAATATATTCCCTATTGCTTCTAGTTTTTGCTGCAAACATTACAATTGCCCAAAACCGAATTCAGAACCTCGAAAAAGCCTTTAATAATTTATTAAATGATGAACAGGCAAAACATGCCATTGCTTCACTTTGTGTTTTAGATGCCAATACCGGAAAAATATTATTTGCCAAAAACGAGCAAATTGGCCTGGCTACCGCTTCAACATTAAAAACCATTACTGCAGCCACTGCTTTCAGTATTTTAGGAAAAGATTTTCAATTTCAAACTACACTCGCTTATACCGGAACAATCACTACAGAAGGAACATTAAAAGGAAACCTAATTATTATTGGCAGTGGCGATCCAACATTGGGATCATGGCGTTATCAGAACAAAGAAAATGCTGTTTTAACGCAATGGGTAGCTGCAATAAAATCGGCAGGAATTAAAAAAATTGAAGGTATGGTAATTGGTGATGACCGTGTTTTCGGTACACAAACCACACCGGAAGGTTGGGTTTGGCAGGATATCGGCAATTATTATGGTGCCGGAACATCTGGCTTAACCTGGCGCGAAAATCAATTCGACATCCATTTAAAACCTGGAAGTAGTACATCGGATGAAGTTAAAATTGTAAAAACAGTTCCAGCTACTCCTTATTTGCAGCTGGTAAATGAACTGAAAACTGGCAATGCTGGATCTGGAGATCGTGCTTATGCTTTCTTGCCTCCTTATAGCAATACCGCTTATATCCGTGGCAGCTGGGGCATGGGCATTGCAAAATCAGGGATTTCAGTCGCTACCCCCGACCCTGCTTTTGACTGTGCCTACCGTTTGCAGGATACTTTGAAAAGGTTAGGAATTCCTGCAAGCCAACAAGCCACTACAGCCCGGTTAATGGTACTAAACAGTCAGGTAATTCCTTCGGTGACACAAAAGATAAGCACCATAAGCTCACCCAATTTAAGCGAAATCACTTATTGGTTTTTAAAAAAGAGCATTAACCTGTACGGTGAAACACTTTTAAAAACCATTGCGATAAAATCGGGCAAGGCAGCCACAACAAGCAAAGGAGCCGAAACAGAAATCAATTTCTGGGCAGATAAAGGCATTGATAAAACAGCATTAAACATTATCGATGGCAGCGGACTTTCTCCTGGTGATAGAATAACTACTTCGGCAATGGCGAGTGTACTTTTCCAGATCCAAAAGGAAAACTGGTTTCCAGATTTTTACCAAGCTTTGCCCGAATACAATGGCATGAAAATTAAAAGTGGAACGATAAATGATGTTTCGGCATTTGCCGGTTACCATACAGATACAGCTGGGAATAAATATGTGGTGGTAATCAACATCAACAATTATAACGGGAGCGGAATTAATAAAAAACTGTTTAAAGTATTAGATGAACTTAAATAA
- a CDS encoding aspartate-semialdehyde dehydrogenase: MKVAVVGATGLVGTVMLKVLEERNFPLTELIPVASEKSVGKEITFKGKKFPIVSMDTAISMKPDIALFSAGGNTSLEHAPRFKEAGTTVIDNSSAWRMDPAIKLIVPEVNAHELSIDNKIIANPNCSTIQMVVVLKPLHDKYKIKRVVVSTYQSVTGTGVKAVEQLMNERKGIDGPKAYPYEIDLNVLPHIDVFMENGYTKEEMKMVKETNKIMSDDSIKVTATTVRIPVMGGHSESVNIEFENDFDLAEVRSILEKSPGIIVVDDVANLKYPMPKDAHEKDEVFVGRIRRDESAPKALNLWIVADNLRKGAATNAVQIAEYLIQKELV, encoded by the coding sequence ATGAAAGTAGCAGTAGTAGGTGCCACCGGATTGGTAGGCACTGTCATGTTAAAAGTATTGGAGGAAAGAAATTTCCCTTTAACAGAGTTGATTCCCGTAGCATCAGAAAAGAGTGTTGGTAAGGAGATTACTTTTAAGGGTAAGAAGTTCCCAATTGTTAGCATGGATACTGCAATCAGCATGAAACCTGATATCGCTTTGTTTTCTGCAGGCGGAAATACTTCATTGGAGCATGCGCCACGTTTTAAAGAAGCCGGAACAACCGTTATCGATAACTCTTCTGCATGGAGAATGGATCCTGCAATTAAATTAATTGTACCAGAAGTTAATGCACACGAGCTTTCTATCGATAACAAAATCATTGCTAACCCAAACTGTTCTACCATTCAAATGGTTGTGGTTTTAAAACCTTTGCACGATAAATACAAAATTAAACGTGTTGTGGTTTCTACTTATCAATCGGTTACCGGTACAGGTGTTAAAGCGGTTGAGCAGTTAATGAACGAGCGTAAAGGTATTGATGGACCGAAAGCTTATCCATACGAAATTGACTTAAACGTACTTCCTCATATTGATGTTTTCATGGAAAATGGATATACCAAAGAAGAAATGAAAATGGTTAAGGAAACGAACAAAATCATGAGCGATGATAGCATTAAAGTTACCGCCACTACAGTTCGTATCCCGGTTATGGGTGGTCATTCAGAATCGGTAAATATCGAGTTCGAAAATGATTTCGATTTAGCTGAGGTGCGTAGTATTTTAGAAAAGTCACCTGGCATAATCGTTGTTGATGATGTTGCCAACTTAAAATATCCAATGCCAAAAGATGCACATGAAAAAGATGAGGTTTTTGTAGGCCGTATCCGTAGAGATGAATCGGCACCTAAAGCATTAAACCTTTGGATTGTTGCCGATAACTTACGCAAGGGCGCTGCAACCAATGCCGTTCAAATTGCCGAATATCTGATTCAGAAAGAATTGGTTTAA
- the eno gene encoding phosphopyruvate hydratase has protein sequence MSIIVNVHARQILDSRGNPTVEVEVVTEAGAFGRAAVPSGASTGQYEAVELRDGDKSTYLGKGVLKAVENVNTKIADALRGIDVFEQNTIDKIMLDLDGTENKGNLGANAILGVSLAAAKAAADEIGQPLYRYIGGVNANTLPIPMMNIINGGSHSDAPIAFQEFMIMPVGAPSFSEALRWGTEVFHSLKKILHDRGLSTAVGDEGGFAPTFDGTEDAIETVLKAIETAGYKPGSQICLALDCASSEFYKDGKYDYTKFEGATGVIRSSEEQAQYLADLSAKYPIISIEDGMDENDWTGWKSLTDKIGDHVQLVGDDLFVTNVTRLQRGIDEDTANSILVKVNQIGSLTETINAVTLAQNSGYTSVMSHRSGETEDVTIADLAVALNCGQIKTGSASRSDRIAKYNQLLRIEEELGENARFIGSKFKYAKK, from the coding sequence ATGAGCATAATCGTTAATGTCCATGCCAGACAAATTCTCGATTCGAGAGGCAATCCAACAGTAGAAGTAGAAGTTGTAACAGAAGCAGGTGCTTTTGGCCGTGCAGCTGTACCAAGCGGTGCATCTACTGGACAATATGAGGCTGTTGAATTACGTGATGGAGATAAATCTACATATTTGGGTAAAGGTGTTTTAAAAGCTGTAGAAAATGTAAATACTAAAATTGCTGATGCATTAAGAGGTATTGATGTTTTTGAGCAAAATACAATTGATAAAATCATGTTAGACCTGGATGGTACCGAAAACAAAGGTAACTTAGGTGCTAACGCAATTTTAGGTGTTTCTTTGGCTGCTGCTAAAGCTGCTGCTGATGAAATCGGTCAACCATTATACCGTTATATTGGTGGTGTTAACGCAAATACTTTACCAATTCCGATGATGAACATCATTAACGGTGGTTCACACTCTGATGCGCCTATCGCTTTCCAGGAATTTATGATTATGCCAGTTGGCGCACCTTCTTTCTCTGAAGCTTTACGTTGGGGAACTGAAGTTTTCCATAGCTTGAAAAAAATTCTTCACGATAGAGGTTTATCTACTGCAGTAGGTGACGAAGGTGGTTTTGCACCAACTTTTGATGGTACTGAAGATGCAATTGAAACGGTTTTAAAAGCAATCGAAACTGCTGGTTACAAACCAGGTTCACAAATCTGTTTAGCTCTAGACTGTGCATCTTCTGAGTTTTACAAAGATGGTAAATACGACTATACTAAATTTGAAGGCGCTACTGGAGTAATTCGTTCTAGCGAAGAGCAGGCACAATATTTAGCTGATCTTTCTGCAAAATATCCAATTATCTCTATTGAAGACGGTATGGACGAAAACGATTGGACTGGCTGGAAAAGCTTAACGGATAAAATCGGCGACCACGTTCAGTTGGTTGGTGATGATTTATTTGTAACTAACGTAACCCGTTTACAACGTGGTATCGACGAAGATACGGCTAACTCAATCTTGGTAAAAGTGAACCAGATTGGTTCTTTAACTGAAACCATCAATGCCGTAACTTTAGCACAAAACAGTGGTTATACTTCGGTAATGAGTCACCGTTCTGGCGAAACTGAGGATGTTACAATTGCAGATTTAGCTGTTGCATTAAACTGTGGACAAATTAAAACTGGTTCTGCATCACGTTCTGACAGGATTGCAAAATACAATCAATTATTACGTATTGAAGAAGAATTAGGTGAAAACGCTCGTTTCATTGGTTCAAAATTCAAATACGCTAAAAAATAA
- a CDS encoding ATP-binding cassette domain-containing protein — translation MLHFNQFEKSYFNHLVLKIDNIKIPEGIFWIKGSNGSGKSTLLKTIAGILSFEGDISIGTVYLKNHGVSYRKLVNFAEAEPLYPEFLTGFEMVDLFAKAKGVVSGQGEGLINEMGMTSYIHNPLGSYSSGMLKKLSLVLAFLGQPKLILLDEPLNTIDVESLEILYRWISEKHQNEKISFLLSSHQPLDVEKLPGLKQINIEDKKLTLNF, via the coding sequence ATGTTACACTTCAATCAATTTGAAAAATCTTATTTCAATCATCTTGTTTTAAAGATAGATAATATTAAAATTCCCGAAGGCATTTTCTGGATAAAAGGAAGTAACGGCTCAGGGAAAAGTACCTTATTGAAAACAATTGCAGGAATACTGTCTTTTGAAGGAGATATTTCCATAGGTACTGTCTATTTAAAAAATCATGGCGTTTCCTATCGCAAGCTTGTAAACTTCGCTGAAGCAGAGCCTCTATACCCTGAGTTTTTAACCGGATTTGAAATGGTTGATCTTTTCGCTAAAGCAAAAGGAGTTGTTTCGGGTCAGGGAGAGGGTTTAATAAATGAAATGGGAATGACGTCTTACATTCATAACCCATTGGGTTCATATTCAAGCGGAATGCTTAAAAAATTGTCGTTGGTTTTAGCTTTTTTAGGGCAGCCCAAATTGATCTTATTAGACGAGCCTTTAAATACAATCGATGTAGAATCTTTAGAAATATTATACCGTTGGATCAGTGAGAAACACCAAAATGAAAAAATCAGTTTTTTACTATCCTCACATCAGCCATTGGATGTGGAAAAATTGCCCGGACTTAAACAGATCAATATCGAAGATAAAAAATTAACGCTAAATTTTTAA
- a CDS encoding murein L,D-transpeptidase family protein — translation MKLICLTFLLSLSLMVNAQNNFKATQIKFERVEKAYNEKWETLRKFVLAGGYGDQFSMLINAYKTEGKLEVWLKNNSAKTYSLFRTYDFCAHSGNIGPKVIEGDGQTPEGFYYVNVFNPMSNFHLSLGVNYPNTVDYARTGKDRKPGSDIYIHGNCVTVGCIPLTDEKIKEVYILGVEARNAGQEKIPVNIYPFKMTDGNMKKYIAQFPAQASFWKSLQPGYLAFEKSKNQASITEAKGKYVIK, via the coding sequence ATGAAATTAATCTGTTTAACGTTTCTACTGTCTCTAAGCCTTATGGTAAATGCCCAAAATAATTTTAAAGCCACTCAAATTAAATTTGAAAGAGTAGAAAAGGCCTACAATGAAAAATGGGAAACATTGAGAAAATTTGTTCTGGCAGGTGGCTATGGCGATCAGTTTTCGATGTTGATCAATGCCTATAAAACGGAAGGAAAACTTGAAGTATGGTTAAAGAATAATTCGGCTAAAACCTATTCGTTATTTAGAACTTACGATTTCTGTGCGCATTCTGGCAATATTGGCCCAAAAGTGATTGAAGGTGATGGACAAACACCTGAAGGTTTCTACTACGTTAATGTTTTTAATCCCATGAGTAATTTCCATCTATCATTAGGTGTAAACTATCCAAATACAGTAGATTATGCGAGAACCGGAAAAGACAGAAAACCAGGAAGTGACATCTACATTCATGGTAATTGTGTAACGGTTGGTTGTATTCCTTTAACCGACGAAAAAATTAAAGAAGTTTATATTTTAGGCGTTGAAGCCAGAAATGCTGGTCAGGAGAAGATTCCAGTTAACATTTATCCTTTCAAAATGACGGATGGTAATATGAAGAAATACATTGCTCAATTCCCTGCACAGGCCAGCTTTTGGAAATCGTTGCAACCAGGATATTTAGCTTTTGAAAAGAGTAAAAATCAAGCAAGCATTACTGAAGCTAAAGGAAAATACGTTATTAAATAG
- a CDS encoding trimeric intracellular cation channel family protein: MLHILYIIAITAEAMTAALSAGRRDMDWVGVCIIAWVTALGGGTVRNVLFGHYPMSWVEHPEYLVITAVAALLAAFIASIMTKLKKLFLYLDALGLVVFTIIGCQVAQEIHLSYLIVLFSGMITGCAGGVLRDVLCNEVPFLFRKEIYASAAIVTGAVYIGIEHFHGSEMLATITAAVVGLALRLLSIRFEWHMPKFVYRDEWH, encoded by the coding sequence ATGCTGCATATTCTCTACATTATCGCCATAACAGCTGAAGCCATGACCGCAGCACTTTCTGCAGGCCGACGTGATATGGACTGGGTTGGTGTTTGTATTATTGCCTGGGTTACTGCATTAGGTGGTGGCACGGTTAGAAATGTATTATTTGGCCATTATCCGATGAGCTGGGTAGAACATCCAGAATATTTAGTGATTACCGCGGTAGCAGCATTACTCGCTGCATTTATCGCATCAATCATGACGAAACTTAAAAAGCTATTTCTTTATCTAGATGCATTAGGCTTAGTGGTTTTTACCATTATTGGCTGTCAGGTTGCACAGGAAATCCATTTGTCTTACTTAATTGTACTTTTCAGCGGAATGATAACAGGCTGTGCAGGTGGTGTGCTTCGTGATGTACTTTGTAATGAAGTACCATTTCTTTTTAGAAAGGAGATTTATGCCAGTGCAGCGATCGTAACGGGCGCTGTTTATATCGGGATAGAACATTTTCACGGAAGTGAAATGCTGGCTACCATTACAGCTGCTGTAGTTGGGCTAGCGTTAAGACTACTTTCTATCCGATTCGAATGGCACATGCCCAAGTTTGTTTATCGGGACGAATGGCACTAG
- a CDS encoding transposase codes for MGLRNRTLFLEEKCFFVTTSCYKHLKLLESDQCKLIIANSLNFVALKYKISILGYVIMPNHFHVLFYFNNENKLSDSMRDLKKFCAFEIRKHLESSQSSLLNLIRIENDKQVFKVWEDRFDDVWIGNKELLEIKLEYIHQNPLQSHWNLSEYPENYKYSSAAFYLGNPENIVQLTDYRDIFE; via the coding sequence ATGGGATTAAGAAACAGAACTTTATTTCTTGAAGAAAAATGTTTTTTTGTTACTACCAGTTGCTATAAACATTTAAAACTTCTCGAAAGTGACCAGTGCAAATTAATCATTGCCAATAGTTTAAATTTTGTCGCTTTAAAATATAAGATTTCAATTCTTGGTTACGTAATCATGCCTAATCACTTTCATGTTTTATTCTATTTCAACAATGAAAATAAATTATCGGATAGCATGCGCGATTTGAAGAAGTTTTGTGCTTTTGAGATTCGAAAACATTTGGAATCAAGTCAGAGTTCACTACTAAATTTGATAAGAATTGAAAATGATAAGCAGGTTTTTAAAGTTTGGGAAGATAGATTTGATGATGTCTGGATAGGTAATAAGGAGCTTTTGGAAATTAAACTAGAATATATTCATCAAAACCCACTGCAATCTCATTGGAATTTGAGTGAGTATCCTGAGAATTATAAATATAGCAGTGCTGCATTTTATCTGGGTAATCCGGAAAATATTGTTCAACTAACTGATTATCGAGATATTTTTGAGTGA
- a CDS encoding DUF2911 domain-containing protein, with translation MKLSIKSVVLFIALLGAADLANAQEVKFPQASSGQTLIQDFGLGKITLTYSRPNVKGRKIFGGMEPMGVVWRTGANAATRIKFTDDVKIEGKDLPAGEYALFSIPGKNEWTVIFNKTANQWGAYEYKESDDVLRVKVKTTALKDKVETLTMQFSAVGETSATLNMMWENNAFAINITTSIDEKVMANIAEAMKGEKKPYFNAAMYYYQNGKDLKTALEWMTEAEKSDPKAPWFKLWKGRIQLKMGDKAGASATAQQGIDAAKTQKVDEYVRLNSELLAEAKK, from the coding sequence ATGAAATTATCGATCAAATCAGTAGTGCTGTTTATTGCACTATTAGGCGCAGCAGATCTCGCGAATGCCCAGGAAGTCAAATTTCCGCAAGCCAGTAGTGGCCAAACCCTAATCCAGGATTTTGGATTAGGTAAAATAACTTTAACCTACTCGCGCCCGAATGTTAAAGGCCGAAAAATTTTTGGCGGTATGGAGCCAATGGGCGTAGTTTGGCGTACTGGAGCAAATGCAGCTACACGTATTAAATTTACCGATGATGTTAAAATTGAAGGCAAAGACTTACCTGCTGGCGAATATGCTTTATTCAGTATACCTGGTAAAAATGAATGGACAGTTATTTTTAACAAAACGGCTAATCAATGGGGTGCTTATGAGTACAAGGAAAGTGACGATGTATTGCGTGTAAAAGTAAAAACAACAGCTTTAAAGGATAAAGTAGAAACCCTTACCATGCAATTTTCGGCTGTTGGCGAAACTTCTGCAACGTTAAATATGATGTGGGAGAACAATGCCTTTGCCATTAATATTACTACTTCTATTGATGAAAAAGTGATGGCTAATATTGCTGAAGCGATGAAAGGCGAAAAAAAGCCCTATTTTAATGCTGCAATGTATTATTATCAAAATGGAAAAGATTTAAAAACCGCATTAGAGTGGATGACTGAAGCAGAAAAATCAGATCCTAAAGCACCATGGTTTAAACTGTGGAAAGGCCGTATCCAATTAAAAATGGGCGATAAAGCGGGAGCATCAGCTACAGCACAGCAAGGTATAGATGCTGCAAAGACGCAAAAGGTTGACGAATATGTACGTCTTAATTCAGAACTTTTAGCTGAAGCAAAGAAATAA
- a CDS encoding sugar phosphate isomerase/epimerase — translation MNSRRTFLKQAGLAAGAALLIPSFAFDKVNKNVGLQLYSLRNELPKDVKGIIEKVAQAGYKEVETYGFSNGKFWGLTPKEFKALLNANGLKAPSGHYGMDEFSKTGKTDKLKADIESSAAIGGKFFTIAGAHVDISKGVDAFKKTADDFNKVAEIAKASGLKFAYHNHDFEFKKLGDTTGYDVYLSETDKNLVNFELDLYWVVRSGNDPLALFKKYPGRFPMWHVKDMDKAKPEWNTEVGKGSIDFKSIFAQAKLSGMQHFFVEHETNYQPDPVGSIKTSCDYIKANLI, via the coding sequence ATGAATTCAAGAAGAACATTCTTAAAACAGGCAGGATTAGCTGCCGGGGCAGCATTGTTAATTCCGTCGTTTGCCTTTGATAAGGTAAATAAAAATGTTGGTTTACAATTGTACTCTTTACGTAATGAACTGCCAAAAGATGTAAAAGGCATTATCGAAAAAGTGGCACAGGCCGGGTACAAAGAAGTTGAAACTTATGGTTTTTCTAATGGAAAATTTTGGGGTTTAACACCAAAAGAATTTAAAGCATTATTAAATGCGAACGGTTTAAAAGCACCAAGTGGCCACTACGGAATGGATGAATTCTCCAAAACTGGAAAAACCGACAAGTTAAAAGCCGATATCGAATCTTCAGCAGCCATTGGCGGTAAATTCTTTACCATTGCCGGTGCGCATGTAGATATAAGCAAAGGTGTAGATGCCTTTAAGAAAACCGCTGATGATTTTAATAAGGTTGCTGAAATTGCGAAAGCATCTGGTTTAAAATTCGCCTACCACAACCATGATTTCGAATTTAAGAAATTAGGTGATACCACTGGTTACGATGTGTACTTAAGCGAGACCGATAAAAACCTGGTAAATTTCGAATTAGATTTATACTGGGTTGTACGCTCGGGTAACGATCCTTTAGCTTTGTTTAAAAAATATCCAGGCCGTTTCCCAATGTGGCATGTTAAAGATATGGACAAAGCCAAACCAGAATGGAATACCGAAGTTGGCAAAGGTTCTATTGATTTTAAAAGCATTTTTGCCCAGGCAAAACTTTCGGGCATGCAACATTTCTTTGTAGAGCACGAAACCAATTATCAACCAGATCCTGTTGGTTCAATCAAAACAAGCTGCGATTATATTAAAGCCAATTTGATTTAA
- a CDS encoding GNAT family N-acetyltransferase: MQLILRPYQASDLESLVKHANNFNISKNLTNKFPFPYEKKDGEAFIQLALSHKPLQIKAIVVDNEVVGSIGVHQLTDIYSKSAEIGYWIAEDFWGKGIVPLAIKEMLKYGFETFDVERMFARTSHANLASQQVLKKAGFIFEAELKGTIFKNGEYFDELIFGFRKHQLI; the protein is encoded by the coding sequence ATGCAATTAATTTTACGCCCTTACCAAGCCAGCGATCTTGAAAGTTTGGTTAAACACGCCAATAATTTTAACATTTCGAAAAACTTAACCAATAAATTCCCTTTCCCATACGAGAAAAAAGATGGTGAAGCTTTTATTCAACTGGCTTTAAGTCACAAACCATTACAGATTAAGGCCATTGTAGTCGACAATGAAGTAGTTGGATCGATAGGTGTGCATCAATTAACTGATATTTATAGTAAAAGTGCAGAAATAGGCTACTGGATTGCTGAAGATTTTTGGGGCAAGGGTATTGTTCCACTTGCCATTAAAGAAATGTTGAAGTATGGTTTCGAAACCTTTGATGTGGAAAGGATGTTTGCACGCACTTCCCATGCAAACTTAGCATCACAACAGGTTTTAAAAAAAGCTGGTTTTATTTTCGAAGCGGAATTAAAAGGTACCATTTTTAAAAATGGTGAATACTTTGATGAATTGATATTTGGGTTCAGGAAACATCAGTTGATCTGA